A single window of Rhodamnia argentea isolate NSW1041297 chromosome 5, ASM2092103v1, whole genome shotgun sequence DNA harbors:
- the LOC115747461 gene encoding protein LAX PANICLE 2-like isoform X2 → MTMVPAQSLSDKHRRRHRRRGRQVCSRFFGYADCCDAIGSSDYTACCGVMSRAEAGSNDYSDKITCVGGSDLVIGPVAMAEDESRLTGSLNEAAASSSKDVAHHDDRKDDEGWLQLSIGGGHVSTTIATRGENHDRTDLSVKRDAGLIELDLLSSGNLQRTGPLPLPPALTVPKAELNPSPRTPPTNFTGATTSFSTSSFSYFQYPVGGSSSTDFPHHQVINWAFRPPYSYPQSLAASPSSLPLPSSSSLSLTPLRPYFARPFQLQMGVDVAGPSSDIGIIDPPRRPHSGIWFMLQASQNQAKEPFLPQIPKSYLRIKDGRMTIRLIMKYLVNKLRLGSESEVEIRCRGQHLRPSLTLQHVRDQVWSTGQRVQAVTLLPESSTADHLMVLHYGRSSDDG, encoded by the exons ATGACCATGGTTCCCGCTCAAAGCCTCTCTGATAAACACCGCCGCCGTCACCGTCGTCGTGGTCGTCAAGTTTGCAGCAGGTTCTTTGGTTATGCTGATTGTTGCGACGCAATCGGCAGCAGCGATTACACAGCTTGTTGTGGGGTTATGAGCCGAGCCGAAGCCGGGTCAAATGATTATTCTGACAAAATTACTTGCGTAGGAGGATCTGATCTGGTGATTGGTCCGGTAGCAATGGCCGAGGATGAATCAAGACTCACTGGCAGTCTCAATGAAGCAGCAGCCTCTAGCTCAAAGGACGTGGCTCATCACGACGACCGCAAGGACGATGAGGGTTGGCTACAGTTGAGTATAGGCGGTGGCCACGTCTCGACCACGATTGCTACACGCGGCGAGAATCACGACCGGACAGATTTGAGCGTCAAAAGAGACGCCGGACTCATTGAGCTTGACCTGCTATCCAGCGGAAATTTGCAACGGACGGGTCCATTGCCATTACCCCCCGCTCTCACTGTCCCTAAGGCCGAGCTCAATCCGTCTCCTAGAACGCCGCCGACGAATTTCACAGGCGCGACAACAAGTTTTAGCACGTCATCGTTTAGTTATTTTCAATACCCAGTTGGCGGAAGTAGCTCTACTGATTTCCCTCATCACCAAGTGATTAACTGGGCATTTAGGCCTCCTTATTCGTACCCACAAAGCCTCGCAGCTTCTCCGTCGTCCTTGCCTTTgccgtcctcctcctctttaTCTTTGACGCCGCTCAGACCATACTTCGCACGACCATTTCAGCTACAAATGGGAGTGGACGTGGCGGGGCCGAGCTCGGACATTGGGATCATTGATCCCCCAAGAAGACCCCATTCTGGGATTTGGTTTATGCTTCAAGCATCCCAAAACCA GGCAAAAGAACCGTTCCTGCCTCAAATACCTAAGAGCTACCTGAGAATCAA AGACGGAAGGATGACCATAAGATTAATCATGAAGTATTTGGTCAACAAGCTGAGACTCGGTAGCGAATCAGAG GTCGAGATAAGATGTAGAGGGCAACACCTGCGGCCGAGCTTGACGTTGCAGCACGTGAGGGACCAGGTTTGGAGCACCGGCCAGAGGGTTCAGGCGGTGACTTTGCTTCCAGAGTCCTCCACCGCGGATCATCTCATGGTGCTTCACTATGGACGAAGCAGCGACGACGGTTGA
- the LOC115747461 gene encoding protein LAX PANICLE 2-like isoform X1, translating into MTMVPAQSLSDKHRRRHRRRGRQVCSRFFGYADCCDAIGSSDYTACCGVMSRAEAGSNDYSDKITCVGGSDLVIGPVAMAEDESRLTGSLNEAAASSSKDVAHHDDRKDDEGWLQLSIGGGHVSTTIATRGENHDRTDLSVKRDAGLIELDLLSSGNLQRTGPLPLPPALTVPKAELNPSPRTPPTNFTGATTSFSTSSFSYFQYPVGGSSSTDFPHHQVINWAFRPPYSYPQSLAASPSSLPLPSSSSLSLTPLRPYFARPFQLQMGVDVAGPSSDIGIIDPPRRPHSGIWFMLQASQNQAKEPFLPQIPKSYLRIKDGRMTIRLIMKYLVNKLRLGSESEQVEIRCRGQHLRPSLTLQHVRDQVWSTGQRVQAVTLLPESSTADHLMVLHYGRSSDDG; encoded by the exons ATGACCATGGTTCCCGCTCAAAGCCTCTCTGATAAACACCGCCGCCGTCACCGTCGTCGTGGTCGTCAAGTTTGCAGCAGGTTCTTTGGTTATGCTGATTGTTGCGACGCAATCGGCAGCAGCGATTACACAGCTTGTTGTGGGGTTATGAGCCGAGCCGAAGCCGGGTCAAATGATTATTCTGACAAAATTACTTGCGTAGGAGGATCTGATCTGGTGATTGGTCCGGTAGCAATGGCCGAGGATGAATCAAGACTCACTGGCAGTCTCAATGAAGCAGCAGCCTCTAGCTCAAAGGACGTGGCTCATCACGACGACCGCAAGGACGATGAGGGTTGGCTACAGTTGAGTATAGGCGGTGGCCACGTCTCGACCACGATTGCTACACGCGGCGAGAATCACGACCGGACAGATTTGAGCGTCAAAAGAGACGCCGGACTCATTGAGCTTGACCTGCTATCCAGCGGAAATTTGCAACGGACGGGTCCATTGCCATTACCCCCCGCTCTCACTGTCCCTAAGGCCGAGCTCAATCCGTCTCCTAGAACGCCGCCGACGAATTTCACAGGCGCGACAACAAGTTTTAGCACGTCATCGTTTAGTTATTTTCAATACCCAGTTGGCGGAAGTAGCTCTACTGATTTCCCTCATCACCAAGTGATTAACTGGGCATTTAGGCCTCCTTATTCGTACCCACAAAGCCTCGCAGCTTCTCCGTCGTCCTTGCCTTTgccgtcctcctcctctttaTCTTTGACGCCGCTCAGACCATACTTCGCACGACCATTTCAGCTACAAATGGGAGTGGACGTGGCGGGGCCGAGCTCGGACATTGGGATCATTGATCCCCCAAGAAGACCCCATTCTGGGATTTGGTTTATGCTTCAAGCATCCCAAAACCA GGCAAAAGAACCGTTCCTGCCTCAAATACCTAAGAGCTACCTGAGAATCAA AGACGGAAGGATGACCATAAGATTAATCATGAAGTATTTGGTCAACAAGCTGAGACTCGGTAGCGAATCAGAG CAGGTCGAGATAAGATGTAGAGGGCAACACCTGCGGCCGAGCTTGACGTTGCAGCACGTGAGGGACCAGGTTTGGAGCACCGGCCAGAGGGTTCAGGCGGTGACTTTGCTTCCAGAGTCCTCCACCGCGGATCATCTCATGGTGCTTCACTATGGACGAAGCAGCGACGACGGTTGA